In Bacteroidota bacterium, the genomic window TTCATTCATCGCGGTGATCATCGGTCTGCTGCTGATGGACGTTCCGGAAAAGATCTCGGCAAGAACTGAAACGCCGCTGATCAAGTCGATCACCGAAGGAATCGCCTATGTCCGTTCTCAGGAGACGCTGAAAGTCATTATGATCCTTGTTTCCATTGTGACGATCTTCGGGTGGTCGTACTCCGTCATGCTGCCCATTTTTGCGGACAAGATTCTCAATATCGGGGCAATAGGGCTCGGCAATCTGCTTACGGCGAACGGCATTGGAGCCCTCGTCAGCGCTCTCACGGTCGCCTCGGTCGGTCACAAGGTGCGTCCCCGTAATTTCATCTTTTCAGGCCTGGCAATTTTTGTTTGCGCGATTCTGATTTTTTCAGTATCGTCATTACCTCTTCTGTCGATGGCATGCCTGGTCGGCGTGGGGATCGGTCTGATCGCTTTTTTTGCTACGGCGAACGCCACACTGCAAACGCGCACGCCCGACCATTTGCGCGGGAGGGTCATGGGGTTGTATGCGCTGGTGTTCCAGGGGCTCTTTCCCTTTGGGAGTCTGGGGATCGGCGTGCTGGCCAATATGATCGGCGTCCGATGGGCGATCGCAAGCGGCGCTGCCGTGTGTGGTGTTTCCGGCAGCTTCATGTACAGAGCTATTAAGAAAAAAGACAAACGCAATTAACGAAGAGAAGAATATCGCTATGAAATCGGTGCAACTGATAGTGTGGTGGTTTTTGATTCCGATAAGTGTCTTTGGTCAATTGTCCGATGACCAGTTGTTCAAATCTGCCATGAGCGCAACTTCGGACACGGCAAAGCTCACGGCACTGGACAGGCTGATTGCCAATTATCCTCAAAGCAGGCTTGCGGGGGACGCCTATCGAGCCCAATTCAGCGTGCTTATGTCCCTGCATCGAGACAGCGCCGCATTTATTGCCGCTCATCGATACCTGGCCGCAAAAGATTCCGTGAACCTTCAAGGGGCGCTCCAAGAAATTGCGCTCGAACTTGCCTTCCGGAAACAATATGCGGACACCGCTCTGCGGTTCGTCGATTCGGCGATCACCCTGTATCGCGAAAAACACAGAGGCCCGGCTCCTCTGTTGTTATACACAAAAGCTGCTGCGCTGATCATTCTTAAGAGATATTCGGATGCTGAATCGGTACAGCGGGAAGCGATCGGGATGCTTCCGCCGACCGCTCTTTTCGATCCCCGGTATGGCAATTATTTCTCGCAGCTCGGTCTGATACAGCTGGAAACTCACCGCGGGGTCGAGGGGCTTGAACAGTATGTCCACGCGAGCTTTATTTCTCCCCAGCCGCAGGCGGACTATCCCGGCCTTGACTCGCTCTTTCGCTCGCGGTTGAAGGATTCTGCGTCGGCGGCACATGTCCGTGACAGCCTTTTCGAGCGTGCGGGAAATGAATATCTTCGCGCGGTCAAGGATACCTCCCGGGCAAAGAGCTTCATTGCGGAAAGTTTTTCAAGGAACAGGGTCTTTCCGGGACTCGCCCTTCGTTTTGCCAGAGAAGCATACCATGAGGCCGCCGGAAAATCGTTTCAAGACCGGTGTGAAGCCGCAGGTTCGCTTGGCGTTGTTCTTGCGTACGCGGGAGACAATGCAGAAGCAGAACGGTATCTTATAGAAGGGGAGAAAACTGCCCTTCCGACCGCAACAGAATTATTTCTTGCGCTCGGCTCCGTCCAGGAAAAAATGGGAAAGAAGAACGAAGCGCTGGATACCTACCTCTGCGGACTCACGATGAGCAGGCCGCCGGCTTTGGTGAAGCCGCTGCTCGCTCTCCAAAAGGAATTGTATCCTCATGCGCAGCTCGATTCAATGATAAGCGCAGCACAGAGGCGGTGGGTAGATTTCTTCCCGGAAAAATATGAGCGGCCCGATTCGGTAGAGGACCAGCCGAACCATAAAACCGTGCTGGCAGAGTTATTCACGGGAGCCGAATGCCGGCCATGTCAGGCTGCGGATATCGCTTACAACAAGCTGTTGGAACGCTATGACCGATCTGAATTAGTTGTGCTGGAATATCATTTGCACATTCCCCGCCCCGATCCGTTGACGAACGGCGATACGGAGTTGCGGTCGGGATATTATGACGTGAACAGCACTCCGACGTCAATCATCGACGGGACCGATGTGACCAACACCGGCGGTTTGGGCTTTGCCGCGCGGGCAAAGTTTGCCGGTTATGCGGACGCCATCGATCATACGCTGAATCTCCCGGCAAAAGCGTCGATCAAGATGTCTGCGAAGATCAGGAGGAGCAGGATTTCCTTTGCGGTTTCGGCGAACGTCAGCGCGGTCCGGAAGACCTATAAACTCCGCGTCGTGCTCGCAGAGGATGGAATACGGTATCAGGGAGGGAACGGGATTTCGGAACACCGGTTTGTCGTCAGAAGGATGATCCGCGGCGCCGGAGGAATATCGTTCGGCAAGAACGGAAGGGCAGCCGTCAAAGATGCCTTCACGGTCTCATCCGTCGAGGACCAGCTTGAAAAATATCTCGTGAATTACGAAAAGAACGAAGGGAAACCGGGAGCGGTATTTAAAGAAAGAAAATCAGAATTAGACCCGAAGCAATTATTTCTGGTAGCCTTTGTTCAGGATGATGCAAACCATAAGATACTCCAGTCGTCAATCATTAAGGTAAAACGATGAACATCCCGCGAATGACATGCTCCTTTGTTCTTCTCGCCGTTCTCTGTATGAATGCGGAAGGTGCGGAACGGTTTGAAGAGTATTTTTGCGATTCCACGTTTCGCTTCGATTATTACCATACCGGAACGAAGGGGGAAGAGCGGATCTCCGCCGATAAAATGTGTCTGGAGGGAATATGGCCGGGAAGCCTGACCAACCTGATCGACACGCTCAATCTCGGCGAATATTTTTTTCGCATCGTCGATGTCAAAAGCAACCGGACGATCTATTCACGGGGCTACAGCTCGCTGTTCGACGAATGGCAGACGACCGACGAAGCTGCGGCCGGAACCTTCAGAACCTTTCATGAGTCGGTCAGGTTCCCCTGCCCGCTTCATAAGTTCCAGTTGACGGTATCGCGGCGGACGAAACAGATGGTATTCAGCGAGATGTACTCGACCGTCATCGACCCGGGCGGCACCGACGTTCGCCGCGGAGTCGTTCATTCTCGGACCGAAGTGGTCGATATCGTTTCAAACGGCGATGTCCATTCCAAGGTTGATATCGCCATTCTCGGTGACGGCTACACAAAAGGAGAGATGACGAAATTTGTCAGCGATGCCCGTCATTTCACGCAAATTTTATTTTCCACCGAGCCATTCAAGCATCGAAAGAATGATTTCAACGTGCGTGCAGTCGAGGTCGAATCGCACGAATCGGGAATCGACCAGCCGGACGAAAATATCTGGACGGACCATCCGCTCGGGACAACGTACGACTCTTTTGGATCTGCCCGGTATGTTCTGACCGACGCGAACAAAAATGTGAGGGAGTATGCTTCCGCTGCTCCTTATGATTTTCTCTTCATCCTGGTCAACACGCACCGCTACGGCGGCGGAGGAATATTCCAATTGTATGCCGTTTGCTTCGCCAACGGCGAGACCCCCGCCACGGCGTGGCAGGCCGATTATGTTTTTGTCCACGAGTTCGGACATTCGTTTGCCGGGTTGGGGGACGAATACTATTCGTCGTCGGTTGCGTACAATGATTTTTATCAGAAGGGAATAGAGCCGTGGGAGCCGAATATCGCTGCGAACATTTCGCGCGATGGGATGAAATGGCGAGACCTACTGACGTCCGGAATTGCGCTTCCCACTCCGTGGAACAAAACCCTCTACGACAGCTTGGAAGCGGAACGGGGAACGTTGCGGCGGAATACTCCCGGCTATGCCGAGAAACGCCAGGCGATTTTGGATGCTGAACATTCGATCCTTAACGACAAGCAGTTGACCGGCGTTGTCGGTGCGTTTGAAGGTGCCGGATACAGTTCCACGGGCTTATACCGGCCGTCACTTGATTGCCGGATGTTTTCGCTGAGCCTCACCGATTTCGACCCGGTGTGCGCCCGGGCGATCAATCGAATGATAGATTTTTATACAAAGTAACGGACCGTTCAAGAATTTCCCGTCGACACAAACGCTTTTCGAACGAGAACATGTACATCCTGGGCATCTCCGCATATTATCATGATTCCGCCGCTTGCATTCTGGCAGACGGGGAGATCGTTGCCGCTGCGCAGGAAGAGCGTTTCACCCGGAAAAAACATGACCACAATTTTCCCCGGCATGCAGTTGCGTACTGCCTGAAAGAAGCCGGGATAACGGCAGACAAACTCGAGTGTGTTGCCTTCTACGACAAACCGCTGCTGAAGTTTAACCGCATCCTGGAAACGTATCTCACCTTTTCGCCGAAGGGAATCCGATCGTTCATGATGGCCATGCCGTTGTGGTTGCAGGAGAAGCTCTGGATTCCCGACCTGATCGAAAAAGAGATCCGTTTTGAGGGAAAGGTATTATTTCCCGAACACCATGAATCCCACGCGGCGTCCGCATTTTTTCCTTCCCCCTTTACCGATGCGGCGATCCTTACCATCGACGGAGTTGGCGAGGCGGCAACGTCATCGATAGGCATTGGCCACGATAGTACAGTCGAAATTCTGTCGGAACTGCATTTTCCTCACTCACTGGGGCTCTTGTATTCAGCCTTCACCTATTTTACCGGCTTCAAAGTCAATTCGGGCGAATACAAAGTGATGGGGCTTGCGCCGTACGGCGAGCCAAAATATGTCAAACAGATCTACGACCATCTGATCGACCTCAAAGAGGACGGCTCGTTCGTCATGAACATGGAATTCTTTGATTACTGCTCCGGATTGAGAATGACAAACCGGAAGTTTGAGTCGCTGTTCGGCGGGAAACCGAGAGCTCCTGAATCGTTGCTGACTCAGCGCGAGCTGGATCTGGCACGATCGATTCAGGATGTGACCGAGGAGGTCATGTTGCGGATGGCGAAACATGCAAAAAAGGTGACCGGGGAGAAATATCTATGCCTTGCAGGAGGCGTCGCGTTGAATTGCGTGGCCAACGGAAAAATTCTGCGGTCGGGTGTCTTTGAAGATCTTTGGATCCAGCCGGCTGCGGGAGACGCCGGCGGCTCGGTCGGGGCGGCATACGTTGCTTACCATCATCATCTTCGCCAGCCGGTACAGAAGAAAGGTCGAAGAGATCTGCAGCATGGATCGTACCTCGGCCCGTCGTACGATGACCAGGAGATCGCCAGCTTTCTGAAAGAACATAATCTGCCCCATGAAAGAATCAATGACCGGCGGTCGTTGTGCGATAAAGTCTCCGAATATTTGGTCCAAGAGAAGATCGTCGGCTGGTTCCAGGGTAGAATGGAATTCGGTCCGCGGGCGCTGGGGAATCGGTCCATTATCGGAGATGCGCGTTCGCCATCAATGCAGAAGAAGATGAACATCAAAATAAAATTCAGGGAAGGGTTCAGGCCGTTTGCTCCCTCGGTCCTGGAGGAAAAAGCGGGCGAGTGGTTCGAGCTCGACCGTGAAAGCCCCTACATGCTTCTCGTCGCCGACGTGAAGAAAGAAAAGCAGCGGGTCATGACCGATGCCGAGAAGCAACTCTGGGGGATCGAGAAGCTTAATGTCCTGCGTTCGGAAATTCCGGCTGTAACGCACGTCGACTACTCAGCGCGAATACAGACGGTCAACACATTGGACAATCCATTATACTACGATCTTATTGCCGCATTCTACAAAAGAACCGGATGCCCGGTCATAGTGAATACGTCGTTCAACGTCAGGGGGGAACCGATCGTGGCAACGCCGCTCGATGCGTACAAATGCTTCATGCGGACCGGTCTTGACGTCCTTGTTCTCGGGTCATTCATTCTGCTGAAGTCGGGTCAGCCGGCCTTTCATGACGACATCCAATGGAAGGAGATGTATGAGCTGGATTAGTGACGTTCGAAGCGAATTGAAACACTTGAAGAGAACGCCGAAAGAGGTGCGGAAGTTTGCCTATCTTGTCGGCTCTCTGCTTCTCATCATCGGGGGAGACGGCGTGTATAAACATTGGAATGGAGCCGTCGTCTCTTTACTTTTGATCATTGCGTTTTTGCTTCTCGTGTGCGGCGCGATGAAGCCTCAGTACCTCACCAGAGTGTACGGAGCATGGATGGGTATCGCGTTCGGTCTCGGCTGGATCGTATCGCGAGCAATTCTCATTCTTTTATTTTATCTTGTGATTACTCCGGTCGGATTATTAGCCCGGTTGTTTGGGAAGAAGTTCATCGATGTTTCTTTTCCAGGGGCAAAAGAATCGTATTGGGTTCCGCGCATAGGCGGAAAAAAAATGCACTACGAGAAAATGTTTTAGGAGGAAAATGTGGCCAAAGTCAGGATCATCGCGGAATACATCCAGTTCCTCAAAGAGAACAAGAAATGGTGGCTGATGCCGATCGTTTTCGCTTTGCTCTTTTTTGGGCTGCTGATTGTGATCACGAAAGGGAGTGCTTTAGCCCCGTTTATTTATACCTTATTTTAAGAGGGAAAATGCTGTCTTACCTTTCTTTTTAACCGCTTCAATTGTCAAATCCTCTTCCAAATTCCTGGAAGAGGATTTGGTTTCTGCCCCCCATTCAAAAGAAATTGAATTTTTTTCTTGACAATAAAGGCAAAAAGGCCTACCTTTTTTGGAAGCCCTTCCAAATTTCCGCGTGAAACTACTGGTGCTCATTGGCTGTTACAATCTATGACATAGCGAGAGAAGCTGAAGTAGGGATCGGAACGGTCTCTCGTGTGTTCAACAACCATCCGAACGTTACTCCGAAAACGCGCGATAAGATCCTCTCGGTTGCGAAAAGGCTGAACTATCATCCGCACGCGTACGCTCAAGCACTGGCTCGGAAGCGAACCAACACCCTCGCAGCCATCATCCCGTTCTTCA contains:
- a CDS encoding M64 family metallopeptidase, translating into MNIPRMTCSFVLLAVLCMNAEGAERFEEYFCDSTFRFDYYHTGTKGEERISADKMCLEGIWPGSLTNLIDTLNLGEYFFRIVDVKSNRTIYSRGYSSLFDEWQTTDEAAAGTFRTFHESVRFPCPLHKFQLTVSRRTKQMVFSEMYSTVIDPGGTDVRRGVVHSRTEVVDIVSNGDVHSKVDIAILGDGYTKGEMTKFVSDARHFTQILFSTEPFKHRKNDFNVRAVEVESHESGIDQPDENIWTDHPLGTTYDSFGSARYVLTDANKNVREYASAAPYDFLFILVNTHRYGGGGIFQLYAVCFANGETPATAWQADYVFVHEFGHSFAGLGDEYYSSSVAYNDFYQKGIEPWEPNIAANISRDGMKWRDLLTSGIALPTPWNKTLYDSLEAERGTLRRNTPGYAEKRQAILDAEHSILNDKQLTGVVGAFEGAGYSSTGLYRPSLDCRMFSLSLTDFDPVCARAINRMIDFYTK
- a CDS encoding SxtJ family membrane protein, whose translation is MSWISDVRSELKHLKRTPKEVRKFAYLVGSLLLIIGGDGVYKHWNGAVVSLLLIIAFLLLVCGAMKPQYLTRVYGAWMGIAFGLGWIVSRAILILLFYLVITPVGLLARLFGKKFIDVSFPGAKESYWVPRIGGKKMHYEKMF
- a CDS encoding DUF5989 family protein is translated as MAKVRIIAEYIQFLKENKKWWLMPIVFALLFFGLLIVITKGSALAPFIYTLF
- a CDS encoding MFS transporter; translation: MERAKSFVRWMIRLPMVRSLRHRNYRLFFFGQLISLMGTWMQNIGQAWLVYQLTHSSVWLGTIGFLTSVPVLLFSAFGGSLADRISKKKLIVATQTASMVQAFILASLVWTELITPVMVGILAFTLGLVNAFDMPGRQSFVVEMVGKDDLPNAIALNSAVFNSARMFGPAIGGIIIGILGVGWCFFLNGVSFIAVIIGLLLMDVPEKISARTETPLIKSITEGIAYVRSQETLKVIMILVSIVTIFGWSYSVMLPIFADKILNIGAIGLGNLLTANGIGALVSALTVASVGHKVRPRNFIFSGLAIFVCAILIFSVSSLPLLSMACLVGVGIGLIAFFATANATLQTRTPDHLRGRVMGLYALVFQGLFPFGSLGIGVLANMIGVRWAIASGAAVCGVSGSFMYRAIKKKDKRN
- a CDS encoding carbamoyltransferase; the protein is MYILGISAYYHDSAACILADGEIVAAAQEERFTRKKHDHNFPRHAVAYCLKEAGITADKLECVAFYDKPLLKFNRILETYLTFSPKGIRSFMMAMPLWLQEKLWIPDLIEKEIRFEGKVLFPEHHESHAASAFFPSPFTDAAILTIDGVGEAATSSIGIGHDSTVEILSELHFPHSLGLLYSAFTYFTGFKVNSGEYKVMGLAPYGEPKYVKQIYDHLIDLKEDGSFVMNMEFFDYCSGLRMTNRKFESLFGGKPRAPESLLTQRELDLARSIQDVTEEVMLRMAKHAKKVTGEKYLCLAGGVALNCVANGKILRSGVFEDLWIQPAAGDAGGSVGAAYVAYHHHLRQPVQKKGRRDLQHGSYLGPSYDDQEIASFLKEHNLPHERINDRRSLCDKVSEYLVQEKIVGWFQGRMEFGPRALGNRSIIGDARSPSMQKKMNIKIKFREGFRPFAPSVLEEKAGEWFELDRESPYMLLVADVKKEKQRVMTDAEKQLWGIEKLNVLRSEIPAVTHVDYSARIQTVNTLDNPLYYDLIAAFYKRTGCPVIVNTSFNVRGEPIVATPLDAYKCFMRTGLDVLVLGSFILLKSGQPAFHDDIQWKEMYELD